A genome region from Halorussus pelagicus includes the following:
- a CDS encoding helix-turn-helix domain-containing protein has translation MSVISELSVPVEDFPLGRALATTPDMQVELERIVPTDTGALPFFWAWGDDVDAFVAELKREADIEAVCVLDRVEDGALIRATWASTPDLVEGILQSEATLLGVTRYEGVWRFRLRSPDRGAVATLQRYCAENDIDLRLDRINSLGEVKAGEQYGLTDDQRRTIVTAFKAGYFDDPRQTTLEDLGSEFDISSRAVSKRLRGGLRNLVGATLITEK, from the coding sequence ATGAGCGTCATCTCGGAACTGTCCGTCCCGGTCGAGGACTTTCCGCTCGGTCGGGCACTTGCCACGACACCCGATATGCAGGTCGAGTTGGAGCGAATCGTCCCGACCGACACCGGTGCCCTCCCGTTCTTCTGGGCGTGGGGCGACGACGTGGACGCGTTCGTGGCCGAACTGAAGCGCGAGGCGGACATCGAGGCGGTCTGCGTGCTGGACCGAGTCGAGGACGGCGCACTCATCCGCGCGACGTGGGCCTCGACGCCCGACCTCGTGGAGGGCATCCTCCAGTCGGAGGCCACCCTGCTGGGAGTGACCCGCTACGAGGGCGTCTGGCGGTTCCGCCTCAGGTCGCCCGACCGCGGCGCGGTCGCCACTCTCCAGCGGTACTGCGCCGAGAACGACATCGACCTCCGTCTCGACCGAATCAACAGTCTCGGCGAGGTCAAGGCTGGCGAGCAGTACGGCCTGACCGACGACCAGCGCCGGACTATCGTAACGGCGTTCAAGGCTGGCTACTTCGACGACCCGCGCCAGACGACCCTCGAAGACCTCGGGAGCGAGTTCGACATCTCCTCGCGGGCGGTCTCGAAGCGACTCCGGGGCGGTCTCCGAAATCTCGTGGGCGCGACGCTGATAACTGAGAAGTAA
- a CDS encoding thiamine pyrophosphate-dependent enzyme, whose amino-acid sequence MNRIIGERDLSETPFTPEQARATYRELVRARAFDERALALQRRGWMSSWPPYRGQEGSQVGAAMAMADNDWLFPTYRSNAMQIARDVPMSDILLFRRGMPEYHSGHDVPNFPQAVPIATQIPHAAGVGMAMNYERSVKGDGADAEGTQADGGDAPATLCYFGDGATSEGDFHEGLNFAGVFDAPTVFFCENNEWAISLPRHRQTASDTIAQKAGAYGFEGVQVDGNDPLAVRETVAEALDSAREGEPVLVESLTYRQGAHTTSDDPSQYEDAAKELPDWRTADPVERYEEYCREQGVLDDEFVEEVEAEIDAQLDEAVERAESADPGDPHDVFDRVYENLPPTLRDQKAWLDSFLADNDVQELDH is encoded by the coding sequence ATGAACCGCATTATCGGCGAACGCGACCTCTCGGAGACCCCGTTCACGCCCGAGCAGGCGCGAGCGACCTACCGGGAACTGGTCCGTGCGCGGGCGTTCGACGAGCGAGCGCTGGCGCTCCAGCGCAGAGGTTGGATGAGTAGCTGGCCGCCCTACCGCGGGCAGGAGGGTTCGCAGGTCGGGGCCGCGATGGCGATGGCCGACAACGACTGGCTGTTCCCGACCTATCGGTCGAACGCGATGCAGATAGCCCGCGACGTGCCGATGAGCGACATTCTGCTCTTCCGGCGCGGGATGCCCGAGTACCACTCGGGCCACGACGTGCCGAACTTCCCGCAGGCGGTGCCCATCGCTACCCAGATTCCCCACGCCGCGGGCGTCGGCATGGCGATGAACTACGAGCGGTCGGTGAAAGGCGACGGCGCGGATGCCGAGGGAACGCAAGCGGACGGCGGCGACGCCCCGGCCACGCTCTGTTACTTCGGCGACGGCGCGACCAGCGAGGGTGACTTCCACGAGGGCCTGAACTTCGCGGGCGTCTTCGACGCGCCGACCGTCTTCTTCTGCGAGAACAACGAGTGGGCGATTAGCCTGCCGCGCCACCGCCAGACCGCCAGCGACACCATCGCCCAGAAGGCCGGAGCCTACGGGTTCGAGGGCGTGCAGGTTGACGGCAACGACCCGCTCGCGGTCCGAGAGACGGTCGCCGAGGCGCTCGATTCGGCGCGCGAGGGCGAGCCGGTTCTCGTCGAGAGTCTGACCTACCGGCAGGGCGCACACACGACCAGCGACGACCCGAGCCAGTACGAGGACGCCGCGAAGGAACTACCCGACTGGCGGACCGCCGACCCCGTCGAGCGCTACGAAGAATACTGCCGCGAGCAGGGCGTGCTTGACGACGAGTTCGTCGAGGAAGTCGAGGCGGAAATCGACGCGCAACTGGACGAGGCCGTCGAACGAGCCGAATCCGCCGACCCCGGCGACCCCCACGACGTGTTCGACCGAGTGTACGAGAACCTGCCGCCGACGCTCCGAGACCAGAAGGCGTGGCTTGACTCGTTCCTCGCCGACAACGACGTGCAGGAACTGGACCACTGA
- a CDS encoding Lrp/AsnC ligand binding domain-containing protein: MVHAFIMVKTAAGRSEDVLAGVRELDRISEAHVVAGEFDVIVEADGDEVYDVLQVSSSDISGMNGVADTKTYMAID, from the coding sequence ATGGTTCACGCGTTTATCATGGTGAAAACCGCCGCCGGGCGCTCCGAAGACGTGCTGGCGGGAGTCCGCGAACTGGACCGCATCTCCGAGGCCCACGTCGTCGCTGGCGAGTTCGACGTTATCGTGGAGGCCGACGGCGACGAGGTCTACGACGTACTACAGGTCTCCTCGTCGGACATCTCGGGGATGAACGGGGTCGCGGACACCAAGACGTACATGGCAATCGACTGA
- a CDS encoding potassium channel family protein, protein MRFVIIGSGRVGLRTARVLREEGHEVTLVERDANKVERARNDDFEVIEGDGGREDVLTQADLDSADAVGALTGDLNVNFAACMVGKHYDCRTVLRIDEDYREDIYRKFASDVDEVVYPERLGAIGAKNALLGGNIRAIADIAQSLQVVELTITDESPVKGYTISELSLPADSRLLAFGKADEAMGIPLPDDSLEVGDRLAVLADFEVLEDVRQILVGDASRASAQAMTGGN, encoded by the coding sequence ATGCGATTCGTTATCATCGGCTCGGGTCGGGTCGGACTCCGGACCGCGCGCGTCCTTCGAGAGGAGGGCCACGAGGTCACGCTGGTCGAGCGCGACGCCAACAAGGTCGAGCGCGCCCGGAACGACGACTTCGAGGTCATCGAGGGAGACGGCGGGCGCGAGGACGTGCTGACCCAAGCCGACCTCGACTCCGCCGATGCCGTCGGCGCGCTGACCGGCGACCTCAACGTCAACTTCGCGGCGTGCATGGTCGGCAAGCACTACGACTGCCGGACGGTCCTGCGAATCGACGAGGACTACCGGGAGGACATCTACCGGAAGTTCGCCAGCGACGTGGACGAGGTTGTCTACCCCGAGCGCCTCGGCGCAATCGGCGCGAAAAACGCCCTGCTCGGGGGCAACATCCGCGCCATCGCCGACATCGCCCAGAGCCTACAGGTCGTGGAACTCACCATCACCGACGAATCGCCGGTGAAGGGCTACACCATCAGCGAACTCTCGCTTCCGGCCGACTCCCGACTTCTGGCGTTCGGGAAAGCCGACGAGGCGATGGGCATCCCGCTCCCCGACGACTCGCTAGAGGTCGGGGACAGACTGGCGGTTCTCGCCGACTTCGAGGTGCTGGAGGACGTGCGCCAGATTCTGGTCGGCGACGCCAGCAGAGCGAGCGCCCAAGCAATGACGGGAGGCAACTAA
- a CDS encoding Lrp/AsnC family transcriptional regulator produces the protein MVTAYVMVKANTGEADRLKNAITDLDGVVDAHIVAGDVDIVAKLDVDSTADVKAVAADGIQGVEGVENTQTYIAMD, from the coding sequence ATGGTCACAGCGTACGTTATGGTCAAAGCGAACACGGGCGAGGCGGACAGGCTCAAGAATGCCATCACGGACCTCGACGGCGTGGTTGACGCCCACATCGTCGCGGGCGACGTGGACATCGTCGCTAAACTCGACGTGGACTCGACCGCAGACGTGAAAGCGGTCGCGGCGGACGGGATTCAGGGCGTCGAGGGCGTCGAGAACACCCAGACCTACATCGCAATGGACTGA
- a CDS encoding DUF5813 family protein, whose amino-acid sequence MTDERVERAFRQHPDFERIDDSRFETPEKPFPGVVAASEAAGDGDATSKYRIEVRTPMLDAVVEGEEVAEVVEDGWFETLELRLGDAHTVANADAAPPEIEREGEEVVVTVEFASSDPEQAVEDALAVVEYVEGTWVQGIIPGYDYREPAASLRQNARQNDDEDGSGGSSGPGSSGGPTGPAGGSGGAPL is encoded by the coding sequence ATGACCGACGAGCGAGTCGAGCGCGCGTTCCGACAGCATCCCGATTTCGAGCGAATCGACGACAGCCGGTTCGAGACGCCCGAGAAACCGTTTCCCGGCGTCGTCGCCGCGAGCGAGGCGGCAGGCGACGGCGATGCGACGAGCAAGTACCGCATCGAGGTCCGGACGCCGATGCTCGACGCCGTTGTCGAGGGCGAGGAAGTCGCCGAAGTGGTCGAAGACGGCTGGTTCGAGACGCTGGAGTTGCGACTCGGAGACGCTCACACCGTCGCCAACGCCGACGCCGCGCCGCCCGAAATCGAGCGCGAAGGCGAGGAGGTCGTCGTGACCGTCGAGTTCGCGTCCTCGGACCCCGAGCAGGCCGTCGAGGACGCGCTGGCGGTCGTCGAATACGTCGAGGGGACGTGGGTGCAGGGTATCATCCCCGGCTACGACTACCGGGAGCCAGCGGCGAGTCTACGTCAAAACGCTCGCCAGAACGACGACGAAGACGGGTCGGGCGGGTCGTCGGGACCCGGCAGTTCCGGTGGCCCGACCGGTCCCGCCGGAGGGTCCGGCGGCGCGCCGCTCTAA
- a CDS encoding carboxylate--amine ligase — MKTQRSTSGAVVVPAVDSASSTCVLRSLGRRGIRTIAASFRDTPPAFRSKYCDDAVRVPSYRDDVVAYKDALLSLARRPSVRTVFPLQEMDTYVLSRYRSEFAEHLDPVWPTMETLADAQDRLRLVEAAESAGVAVPETRLLDEVEDWTRKQIVKARYTVLTDAYVDSFSPDQYRFGGSTRYLRSGVEPDREAIRAESGHVPIVQEYVPGDEYALWALYDEGDPVATCGKRQRRAYSWAGGTSICRETTDDPQLEAAGRALLDELDWHGPASVQFVKDEETGEFTLLEINPRFWVSLSCPVRAGLDFPQYFWQLASGESVAPSDDYETGVATHLLRGEAVHLHSVLTEEFPYENPPSFSAKVREVTESVARQPNFDYLTLDDPGPFVRDALNQVSSVGGSLRGVLSPDSDGDATTAPDV, encoded by the coding sequence ATGAAGACACAGCGTTCAACGAGCGGGGCAGTCGTCGTCCCCGCGGTCGATTCGGCGAGTTCCACTTGCGTCCTGCGCTCGCTCGGTCGGCGCGGCATCCGGACCATCGCGGCGTCGTTCCGCGACACGCCCCCCGCGTTTCGTTCGAAGTATTGCGACGACGCGGTCCGCGTCCCGTCGTACCGCGACGACGTGGTCGCGTACAAAGACGCGCTCCTCTCGCTCGCCCGTCGGCCGTCGGTACGCACCGTCTTCCCGCTCCAAGAGATGGATACGTACGTCCTCTCGCGGTATCGGTCGGAGTTCGCCGAGCATCTCGATCCGGTCTGGCCGACGATGGAGACGCTCGCGGACGCTCAGGACCGACTTCGACTGGTCGAGGCGGCGGAGTCGGCCGGGGTCGCGGTGCCCGAGACGCGACTCCTTGACGAAGTCGAGGACTGGACCCGAAAGCAGATAGTCAAGGCGCGCTACACGGTGTTGACCGACGCCTACGTCGATTCGTTCTCGCCCGACCAGTATCGGTTCGGCGGTTCGACGCGGTACCTCCGGTCCGGCGTCGAACCCGACCGCGAGGCGATTCGGGCGGAGAGCGGTCACGTCCCCATCGTCCAAGAGTACGTGCCGGGCGACGAGTACGCTCTGTGGGCACTCTACGACGAGGGTGACCCGGTGGCGACCTGCGGCAAACGCCAGCGCCGAGCGTACTCGTGGGCTGGCGGGACGAGCATCTGCCGTGAGACCACCGACGACCCGCAACTGGAGGCGGCCGGGCGCGCCCTCCTCGACGAACTCGACTGGCACGGTCCCGCGTCGGTTCAGTTTGTCAAGGACGAGGAGACGGGGGAGTTCACGCTCCTCGAAATCAACCCCCGCTTCTGGGTCTCGCTGTCGTGTCCGGTCAGGGCCGGTCTCGACTTCCCGCAGTATTTCTGGCAGTTGGCGAGCGGCGAGTCGGTCGCCCCGAGCGACGACTACGAGACGGGGGTCGCCACCCACCTCCTGCGCGGCGAAGCCGTCCACCTCCACAGCGTCCTCACCGAGGAGTTCCCCTACGAGAACCCGCCGTCGTTCTCGGCGAAGGTTCGGGAGGTCACCGAGTCGGTCGCGCGCCAACCCAACTTCGACTACCTGACGCTGGACGACCCCGGACCGTTCGTTCGGGACGCGCTCAATCAAGTCTCGTCGGTTGGCGGGTCGCTTCGGGGCGTCCTTTCGCCGGACTCGGACGGTGACGCGACGACCGCTCCGGACGTGTAG